One window from the genome of Sulfodiicoccus acidiphilus encodes:
- a CDS encoding metallophosphoesterase family protein, translated as MRLFRKGETDERSGKIKVLYASDIHGSETTFRKFLNASQMYGADIMIIGGDLAGKALVPIVDLGEGKYEVDGKVVGREEMQRYVKELRKKGDYHVIVDRKGFQELNENPARVKDAFREAMTQVLRDWFVIAEQKTKERRIPFYVNLGNDDPEYLFDVLKESEIMEPSEGKVVEVAGHEMVSFGYVNPTPWNTPREMDEERLYSELKAIVNKIREPARAIYNFHAPPYETLLDNAPQLTSDLRVVVRGGEIVMTHVGSKAVRRIIEETSPALGIHGHIHESRGTGKLGSTIILNPGSQYSAGMLQGALITFEGGKVKGVQLFIG; from the coding sequence ATGAGGCTTTTCAGGAAGGGGGAAACTGACGAAAGGAGTGGTAAGATCAAGGTTCTCTACGCATCCGACATTCATGGTTCAGAGACCACTTTCAGAAAGTTTCTGAACGCTTCGCAGATGTATGGTGCGGACATCATGATAATAGGTGGCGACCTAGCTGGCAAGGCGCTAGTACCAATAGTAGATCTAGGAGAGGGAAAGTATGAGGTTGATGGTAAAGTTGTCGGAAGGGAGGAAATGCAGAGGTACGTTAAGGAGCTCAGGAAAAAGGGGGACTACCATGTGATTGTCGATAGGAAGGGTTTTCAGGAACTTAATGAGAATCCCGCCAGAGTTAAGGACGCATTCAGGGAGGCCATGACTCAAGTCCTCAGGGACTGGTTCGTCATAGCGGAACAGAAGACGAAGGAAAGGAGGATCCCTTTTTACGTTAACTTAGGTAATGACGATCCCGAATACCTCTTTGATGTGTTGAAGGAATCGGAAATAATGGAACCATCCGAGGGTAAGGTCGTAGAGGTAGCGGGACACGAGATGGTTAGCTTCGGCTACGTGAATCCCACTCCGTGGAACACCCCACGAGAGATGGATGAGGAAAGACTCTATTCGGAGTTGAAGGCGATCGTAAATAAGATAAGGGAACCAGCTAGGGCAATATACAACTTCCATGCTCCTCCCTACGAAACGCTTTTGGACAACGCGCCACAGCTCACCAGCGACCTCCGAGTAGTGGTGAGGGGCGGAGAGATTGTCATGACTCACGTTGGTTCCAAAGCAGTAAGACGGATAATAGAGGAAACGTCGCCCGCGCTCGGAATTCATGGACACATACACGAGTCGCGGGGAACGGGGAAGCTTGGCAGCACGATCATCCTCAACCCAGGTAGCCAGTACTCTGCTGGCATGCTGCAGGGCGCTCTAATCACCTTCGAAGGAGGGAAGGTGAAAGGGGTACAACTATTCATAGGATAA
- a CDS encoding NfeD family protein — MALHAVIPIIIIAVVVGLLIVTGFISDPVVDVPSFVILGFVTYRLVRTLVKTRGINPYKYEGLRGKATEDIKRGTEGYIWLNGELWKAVPDSDIKKGDEVTVVRKEGLTLYVKKVEKENLQN; from the coding sequence ATGGCTCTTCACGCTGTGATACCGATAATAATAATAGCGGTAGTCGTAGGACTCCTCATTGTTACGGGTTTCATATCTGACCCTGTAGTGGACGTGCCGTCTTTCGTCATACTGGGGTTCGTTACGTATAGACTAGTGAGGACCTTAGTAAAAACCAGGGGAATCAATCCGTACAAATACGAGGGACTTAGGGGGAAAGCTACAGAGGACATAAAGAGAGGAACTGAGGGTTACATATGGCTCAACGGAGAGTTGTGGAAGGCCGTTCCTGACTCAGACATTAAGAAAGGAGATGAGGTCACTGTGGTGAGGAAAGAGGGCCTTACACTTTACGTTAAGAAAGTAGAGAAGGAGAACCTTCAAAACTGA
- a CDS encoding cation:proton antiporter, which translates to MESPEVLGLLYLGLLLVVVKVMEDVFSRLKLPPLVGAVLGGIILGKSVLGLVRNTPYIALFVDLGVILLLFISGAEEFDVNGIRESVTNVRIYLLGASLDWAGSSIALLVALYYLLGVRGTELLFSAFVLGMSSVAPLSRALKDLGVSKTGTAVRTFVFTLLVEILGLVASSIALQISLGDRPLIVIAQVGVLMGGLYVVRNYIPKAMIYVEKFVGSREAVLALLLAMVFLLGYAGQIAGFNDAIVALFVGFTLSEYVGERPQLLERLRGVTYGLFEPLFFGGLGLSISLELVANFVLPLLELIAVILISKLCLGYLTSLMRGAKNPFFAAVGSTFKGGVDGALLLAGLEASVVSPRVYSIALISILAIVLICPSLLKTRVSTVKDQITLSQGRSLLLPYVKWFSRNVTAEEVSRTLPNVILRAQEPLELATRRMMELRILGAVVTDERGSPIGVVLLNDVINMSPERRARLTVGDVMNRDVPVVESWEAAWEVIEIMRKRDIPLVAVVDEEGRAVGTVSERELLLYITS; encoded by the coding sequence ATGGAGAGTCCTGAGGTCCTCGGTCTTCTCTATTTAGGTCTGTTGCTCGTAGTGGTCAAGGTAATGGAGGACGTCTTCTCCAGGTTGAAACTACCTCCGCTAGTCGGGGCGGTGTTAGGAGGGATAATACTAGGCAAGTCTGTCCTCGGGTTAGTACGAAATACACCATACATAGCACTATTCGTGGACCTGGGTGTGATACTTTTGTTATTCATTTCAGGAGCCGAGGAGTTCGACGTGAATGGAATAAGGGAGAGCGTAACTAACGTTAGGATCTACCTACTTGGAGCTTCCTTAGACTGGGCAGGCTCTTCCATAGCTTTGCTGGTCGCCCTCTACTACCTACTAGGAGTGAGGGGAACCGAGCTGCTTTTTTCTGCGTTCGTGCTTGGGATGAGTAGCGTCGCTCCCCTTTCTAGGGCTCTGAAGGACCTGGGAGTATCCAAGACAGGAACCGCTGTGAGAACGTTCGTTTTTACTCTGTTGGTGGAGATATTGGGATTGGTAGCGTCATCTATCGCTCTCCAGATCTCCCTGGGCGATAGGCCGTTAATTGTGATAGCACAGGTGGGGGTCCTGATGGGCGGACTCTATGTCGTCAGGAACTATATACCCAAGGCAATGATCTATGTGGAGAAGTTCGTAGGCAGTAGGGAAGCTGTACTAGCCCTTTTACTAGCTATGGTATTCCTCCTGGGTTACGCGGGCCAGATAGCGGGTTTCAACGATGCAATAGTGGCCTTGTTTGTCGGTTTCACCCTCTCAGAGTATGTGGGAGAGAGACCGCAGTTGCTAGAGAGATTACGGGGGGTGACTTATGGGCTCTTCGAGCCTCTCTTCTTTGGAGGTCTCGGACTCTCCATTAGCCTTGAGTTGGTGGCGAACTTCGTTCTTCCTTTGTTAGAATTGATAGCTGTGATATTGATAAGCAAGCTGTGCCTAGGATACTTGACTTCCTTAATGAGAGGCGCGAAGAACCCTTTCTTCGCAGCCGTAGGCTCCACATTCAAGGGAGGAGTAGATGGTGCCCTCCTCCTAGCTGGCCTCGAGGCCAGTGTAGTGAGCCCTAGGGTCTATTCTATTGCGTTAATCTCCATTTTAGCAATCGTATTGATCTGTCCTTCTCTCCTGAAGACGAGGGTCTCTACAGTGAAGGACCAGATTACACTATCCCAGGGTAGAAGCCTGTTGCTCCCTTACGTCAAGTGGTTCTCAAGGAACGTCACTGCTGAGGAGGTGAGTAGGACATTACCAAACGTTATTCTCAGAGCACAGGAACCCCTAGAGTTAGCTACCAGAAGGATGATGGAACTGAGGATCTTGGGGGCGGTGGTTACTGATGAACGCGGAAGTCCAATTGGGGTAGTTTTGCTCAACGACGTGATCAACATGAGCCCAGAGAGGAGGGCTAGATTGACTGTTGGTGACGTCATGAATAGGGACGTCCCAGTGGTCGAGAGTTGGGAAGCGGCGTGGGAAGTGATAGAGATAATGAGGAAGAGAGATATACCATTAGTTGCTGTAGTTGACGAGGAAGGTAGAGCAGTGGGTACGGTCTCTGAGAGGGAATTACTGCTCTACATAACGTCTTAA
- a CDS encoding aspartate aminotransferase family protein — METTALNYPKYFRIAIKEAKGSTIVDVDGNVFLDWVAGIAVMNLGHNNPLVRRAVERQLDSVWHALEVPTEVRVEFLKKFKETLSFDPKVLFTTTGADACEAAVKVARWKTRRRKVIAFEGAYHGITAGTLGLTFESEYKRFTQFYDDMVVRVPYPYTFRCDHQDCLNHTLEAVAEAVRLNIDDVAAIMVEPILGEGGYVVPPEGFLRGLREIADRWDLVMIVDEVQTGVGRTGKVWAHQWENITPDIMCASKAIGSGIPMSLVAYRKDLVELPRAFHLGTYRGNPLGLAAGKAVLDGLTEELLERVRTVGERLRTRFQEINEEVADGKMDVRGKGFMIGFELVRDEKRPWPEGTVAMIGALLKRGVLMYKCGIHSNVLRFMAPLTTPEGLLDRGLDAFASALREVLSESGPSPATP; from the coding sequence ATGGAGACCACTGCTCTGAATTATCCGAAGTACTTCAGGATCGCCATAAAGGAGGCGAAGGGATCAACGATCGTCGATGTAGACGGCAACGTCTTCTTAGACTGGGTGGCAGGGATAGCCGTAATGAACTTGGGTCACAACAACCCGCTTGTGAGGAGGGCCGTGGAGAGGCAATTGGACTCTGTCTGGCACGCGCTAGAGGTTCCTACGGAAGTCAGGGTGGAGTTCCTGAAGAAGTTCAAGGAGACACTTTCATTCGATCCTAAGGTGCTCTTCACTACAACTGGTGCTGACGCTTGTGAGGCGGCCGTGAAGGTAGCCCGATGGAAGACTAGAAGGAGGAAAGTTATAGCCTTCGAGGGGGCGTATCATGGGATAACGGCGGGGACTTTAGGCCTCACTTTCGAGAGCGAGTACAAGAGGTTCACTCAATTTTATGACGATATGGTAGTGAGAGTCCCCTACCCTTATACTTTCAGATGTGATCATCAGGACTGCCTGAACCACACCTTGGAGGCCGTAGCCGAGGCCGTCCGTTTGAACATCGACGATGTTGCGGCTATAATGGTGGAGCCGATCCTAGGAGAAGGGGGCTACGTCGTACCTCCAGAGGGTTTTCTACGGGGGCTTAGGGAGATCGCGGACAGGTGGGACTTAGTGATGATAGTTGACGAAGTTCAGACCGGTGTGGGCAGAACTGGAAAGGTCTGGGCACATCAGTGGGAGAACATAACTCCTGACATCATGTGTGCGTCGAAGGCCATAGGATCTGGAATACCCATGTCCCTTGTGGCTTACAGGAAGGATCTAGTAGAGCTACCTAGGGCCTTTCATTTAGGAACCTACAGGGGCAACCCCCTAGGCCTCGCAGCAGGTAAAGCGGTGTTGGATGGATTAACGGAGGAGCTCCTCGAGAGAGTCAGAACGGTCGGAGAGAGACTAAGGACTAGGTTCCAGGAGATAAATGAGGAGGTAGCGGACGGAAAAATGGATGTTAGAGGAAAGGGATTCATGATTGGCTTCGAGCTCGTTAGAGACGAGAAGAGGCCGTGGCCGGAGGGAACAGTTGCAATGATAGGGGCGCTCCTGAAGAGGGGCGTACTGATGTACAAGTGCGGAATTCATAGTAACGTACTGAGGTTCATGGCTCCTCTCACCACCCCTGAAGGGTTGCTGGATAGAGGGCTAGATGCCTTTGCTTCTGCCCTGAGAGAGGTCCTCAGCGAGTCAGGCCCAAGTCCCGCAACACCGTGA
- a CDS encoding amino acid permease: MSSEKRNVFLRESSGLVREFSLADAIWFNIALVGLLFSTYYVSSTAPLVGGNPLVGLILPLVGFFLAGFVFSHISSKVPRTAADYVYVSRNLHPALGFVGNAGYFVATVPLFMGITGITLQTFGLIPLLDLLGFYTNNPSLISLATTISNNPYYIMAIGAVEIIALGLLPVAGNRAYRAVQRVIIPLVLLTVVLMIGVEAAIPHAQAISELNKFMTFYHSSVASVESSKISVPPYNSLLATLALNPVYVVGLSYIISTVYIAGEVKNARKTMPLSILGTLVAMAAIFSVATVLEYVQWGYVFTSKLLQLSVAGQLPIPTPYLDLLEGIASGTPALGVLFAVVSILQLLMYLASASFVGSRLLLSYSMDRIVPDSLGEVNEKYHVPVKATLASMIAGLLGLLVFTLPVTSAVAFLLSSVAVAILLLFPLTVVSAAVLAKESSPWVKAAAAVSIPYLLYTFYQYLTVPAIGADSTVGYAIMAGTIIILFAIFYIAKLIRRRQGINFDLIFKEIPPE, translated from the coding sequence GTGTCGTCTGAGAAAAGGAACGTATTCCTAAGAGAATCCTCTGGGTTAGTCAGGGAATTCAGCCTAGCTGACGCTATATGGTTCAACATCGCTTTAGTTGGACTTCTCTTTTCCACATATTACGTCAGCTCCACGGCACCTCTAGTGGGGGGAAACCCGCTCGTGGGTCTGATCCTACCGCTGGTAGGGTTCTTCCTTGCTGGGTTCGTTTTCTCTCACATCTCCTCCAAAGTACCTAGGACCGCAGCAGATTACGTTTACGTGAGCAGGAACCTCCATCCCGCGTTAGGGTTTGTGGGAAACGCAGGGTACTTCGTGGCCACTGTTCCTCTCTTCATGGGGATCACTGGGATCACGCTCCAAACCTTCGGACTGATTCCCTTGTTAGATCTCCTAGGGTTCTACACCAACAACCCGTCCCTCATCTCACTAGCAACAACAATATCAAACAACCCATACTACATAATGGCAATTGGTGCTGTGGAGATCATCGCTTTAGGTCTCCTTCCCGTGGCTGGAAACAGAGCGTACAGGGCAGTTCAGAGGGTGATAATACCCCTAGTTCTCCTAACCGTAGTTTTGATGATAGGAGTGGAGGCGGCAATCCCTCATGCTCAGGCTATAAGTGAACTTAACAAGTTCATGACCTTCTACCACTCCTCCGTAGCTTCGGTGGAGAGCTCTAAGATTTCTGTTCCTCCCTATAACAGCCTCTTGGCCACGCTTGCCCTTAACCCAGTTTACGTGGTCGGGCTCTCGTACATAATTAGCACCGTGTACATAGCTGGGGAGGTCAAGAACGCCAGAAAGACAATGCCCCTAAGCATATTAGGTACTTTGGTAGCTATGGCGGCCATCTTCAGCGTCGCCACTGTTCTAGAGTACGTGCAGTGGGGATACGTTTTCACCTCTAAACTCCTGCAGCTCTCCGTAGCGGGACAGCTTCCAATTCCAACACCTTATCTAGACCTATTAGAAGGGATAGCGAGTGGAACCCCAGCCCTGGGCGTCCTATTTGCGGTGGTGAGTATTCTACAGCTACTAATGTATTTGGCAAGCGCCTCGTTCGTAGGGAGCAGGCTACTCCTCTCCTATTCCATGGATAGAATAGTACCAGATAGCCTAGGAGAAGTCAACGAGAAGTATCACGTTCCAGTTAAAGCGACCTTGGCCTCCATGATAGCGGGCCTCCTCGGTCTCTTAGTCTTCACCTTGCCCGTGACTTCAGCAGTGGCTTTCCTCCTCTCCAGCGTTGCTGTAGCCATCCTCCTCTTGTTCCCTCTAACGGTGGTGTCAGCCGCGGTCTTGGCCAAGGAATCCTCGCCTTGGGTTAAGGCTGCAGCTGCCGTCTCAATACCTTATCTCCTCTACACATTTTACCAATACCTCACAGTGCCAGCCATAGGAGCCGACAGCACAGTGGGATATGCTATAATGGCAGGAACCATAATAATACTGTTCGCGATCTTTTACATCGCTAAGCTAATACGGAGGAGACAAGGCATAAACTTCGATCTCATATTCAAAGAGATACCTCCAGAATGA
- a CDS encoding thermopsin family protease, which produces MNYTALFLLSLLLTPVAAFFATAQTVQAFPMGISTFSLTSVTSTPYVIGVVKVDSLSIGQDVLPSGSYIGSGNASLQLNAVMEGRFWAQDVALFHEVSPNSFEVTMVVNFWNFSGPVSFPGNKSTYQGLGVLCYVGPTFTVSTPFNISLFMNSSGGLKFGYIYAGARHVFFELPTIGNFTVGGLSVVGVPNDLEFVWGGPGGGSVAQMSISATETLYYWTGGRLVEPPVAFSTGFDTAEAVEGVYEVANLTELFSPSVSQTAGPDDQEVLWPVPPTMILNYSSNTALVALSLNGRPLPYQEVELETITITGPKVEYEEYTSPQGVAVFNQVNSSLFVTVFPGNYTLAPTFSVSSPGLSSFFHSLTHGYQSLTSFLKSYNYNHALKSFFRGFKYEQTTNYSPTELLALYVGALAVGVVLAVVLKERHE; this is translated from the coding sequence TTGAACTATACAGCCCTCTTTCTACTATCGCTATTGTTAACTCCGGTGGCTGCGTTTTTCGCAACAGCTCAAACTGTGCAGGCCTTCCCAATGGGTATCTCAACGTTTTCGTTAACGTCAGTCACAAGCACTCCATATGTAATAGGTGTAGTGAAAGTCGATTCCCTCTCCATCGGGCAGGACGTATTACCCTCCGGCTCCTACATAGGTTCTGGAAACGCCTCCCTCCAGCTAAACGCAGTAATGGAAGGCAGGTTCTGGGCACAGGACGTTGCGCTCTTCCACGAGGTCTCTCCCAACTCCTTTGAGGTAACAATGGTGGTCAACTTCTGGAACTTTTCTGGGCCAGTTTCCTTCCCTGGAAATAAATCGACCTACCAAGGGTTAGGGGTCCTCTGCTACGTTGGGCCCACCTTCACTGTGAGCACTCCCTTCAACATCTCATTGTTCATGAACTCCTCTGGAGGCCTGAAGTTCGGTTACATCTACGCCGGAGCTCGACACGTTTTCTTTGAGCTACCGACGATCGGTAACTTCACTGTTGGTGGGTTATCCGTAGTAGGCGTGCCCAACGATCTGGAGTTCGTGTGGGGAGGCCCAGGAGGCGGAAGCGTCGCACAGATGTCGATTTCAGCCACAGAGACCCTCTACTATTGGACGGGCGGAAGACTTGTTGAGCCGCCAGTGGCGTTCTCCACAGGATTCGACACGGCCGAGGCCGTGGAAGGAGTATACGAGGTCGCCAATTTGACTGAACTGTTTTCTCCTTCTGTATCGCAGACGGCTGGACCCGATGACCAGGAAGTGCTGTGGCCAGTTCCACCTACCATGATCCTCAACTACTCTTCTAATACTGCCTTGGTTGCCTTGAGCTTGAATGGAAGGCCCTTGCCTTATCAGGAGGTAGAGCTGGAGACGATAACTATCACCGGTCCCAAGGTTGAGTATGAAGAATACACTTCACCTCAGGGGGTTGCCGTCTTCAATCAAGTTAACAGCAGTCTATTCGTAACAGTGTTTCCAGGTAACTACACCTTGGCTCCTACATTTTCCGTCTCTTCCCCTGGATTGTCGTCTTTCTTTCACTCGTTGACTCACGGATATCAGAGCCTTACGTCCTTCCTGAAAAGTTACAACTACAACCACGCCTTGAAGTCCTTCTTTCGTGGATTTAAGTACGAGCAGACTACTAACTACTCTCCGACGGAGCTCCTAGCTCTCTATGTTGGCGCGTTGGCTGTCGGTGTCGTCCTCGCTGTAGTTTTGAAGGAGAGACACGAGTAA
- a CDS encoding phytoene desaturase family protein: protein MKYDAVVIGAGHNGLVAACYLAKAGLKVAVVERRSVPGGAAVTEELWPGYKVSRLSYSYSLFSPKIVEDLKLKESGLEVVESDVELFVPFEDGRYLTIWSDPRKTVKEISNFSVKDAEAYLKFEAYWRKVGSALNDLMLSPPPDLTQLVTLSDAISDPIRAVKQLGSLLDMSKAVRAFASHFDNPREAVEVTRTLMFASVHDFLSEYFETEEVKAAFVPRGLIGTMVGPRTPGSAYVLAHHMMGESTGRASSWGYLKGGMGGLSWALTKRARSLGAQVYLGVEVEEILVSDGKVRGVRLGDGRTFEASVVLSNASPKHTIKLIGRDKVDQDYVRAVDRLKDQGCVLKFNAAISELPDYKALPGKGVGPQHRGITSIGPSEDYAERAFDDAKYGRFSREPVLRVVHHSVHDPTMAPPGKHTISIFALYFPYDLKEGDWDSLRDQAADAVIDALSNFAPNFRGSLLQRDVLTPLDLEREFMLPKGNIFHAEITPDQMFSFRPVIGWSSYRTPINGLYLCGSATHPGGGVTGAPGHNAAFTVLRDLGLTR, encoded by the coding sequence GTGAAATACGACGCCGTAGTTATAGGTGCTGGTCACAACGGGCTGGTGGCAGCGTGTTACTTAGCTAAAGCTGGACTGAAGGTGGCAGTTGTGGAGAGGCGGAGCGTGCCTGGAGGAGCTGCAGTAACCGAGGAATTATGGCCAGGATACAAGGTTAGTAGGCTCTCCTACTCTTACAGCCTTTTCTCACCTAAGATAGTTGAAGATCTCAAGCTCAAAGAGAGTGGTCTAGAGGTGGTGGAGTCTGATGTCGAACTATTCGTTCCTTTCGAAGATGGAAGGTACCTGACGATCTGGAGCGATCCACGCAAGACGGTGAAGGAGATCTCCAATTTCAGTGTTAAGGACGCCGAAGCTTACTTGAAGTTCGAAGCATACTGGAGAAAAGTGGGTTCCGCCCTAAACGATCTCATGCTCTCTCCTCCTCCCGACTTAACTCAGCTAGTTACCCTTTCTGACGCGATTTCCGATCCCATAAGGGCCGTCAAACAGTTGGGGAGTCTCCTAGATATGTCGAAGGCAGTGAGGGCCTTCGCTTCCCACTTCGACAACCCTAGGGAGGCTGTCGAGGTGACTAGGACTCTCATGTTCGCCAGCGTTCATGACTTCCTCTCAGAGTACTTCGAGACGGAGGAGGTTAAGGCGGCATTCGTTCCTCGAGGCCTGATAGGAACAATGGTAGGTCCGAGGACCCCTGGAAGCGCTTATGTCCTTGCACACCACATGATGGGTGAGTCCACTGGGAGAGCAAGCAGCTGGGGTTACCTGAAGGGAGGTATGGGTGGACTGAGTTGGGCATTAACTAAGAGAGCACGGTCACTCGGTGCTCAAGTGTACCTAGGAGTAGAGGTTGAGGAAATACTAGTCTCTGACGGAAAGGTTAGAGGTGTTAGACTCGGAGATGGTAGGACCTTTGAAGCATCTGTGGTGCTGTCTAACGCCTCGCCTAAGCACACTATCAAGCTGATCGGGAGGGACAAAGTGGACCAAGACTATGTCAGGGCTGTCGATAGACTCAAGGACCAAGGATGTGTACTCAAGTTTAACGCGGCCATCTCAGAACTGCCAGACTACAAAGCCTTGCCAGGGAAGGGTGTCGGACCTCAGCACAGGGGAATAACTAGCATAGGACCTTCGGAGGACTATGCTGAAAGAGCTTTCGACGACGCTAAGTACGGAAGGTTCTCTAGGGAGCCTGTACTTAGAGTGGTTCACCACTCAGTTCACGATCCAACTATGGCCCCTCCAGGGAAACACACGATTTCCATTTTCGCCCTATACTTCCCATATGATTTGAAGGAGGGAGACTGGGACTCCCTCAGAGATCAGGCTGCTGACGCTGTTATAGACGCCCTCTCCAACTTCGCCCCCAACTTCAGGGGCTCACTCCTCCAGAGGGATGTCCTAACACCTCTCGACTTGGAGAGGGAGTTTATGCTCCCCAAAGGGAACATATTTCACGCCGAAATAACGCCTGATCAGATGTTCTCATTTAGACCTGTTATAGGTTGGAGTAGCTACAGGACGCCCATAAATGGGTTGTACTTGTGTGGCTCTGCAACTCACCCTGGAGGGGGAGTGACTGGAGCCCCAGGTCACAATGCCGCCTTCACGGTGTTGCGGGACTTGGGCCTGACTCGCTGA